The following proteins are encoded in a genomic region of Variovorax paradoxus:
- the infA gene encoding translation initiation factor IF-1: MPKEELIEMNGAVTEVLPDSRYRVTLDNGHQLIAYSGGKMRKHHIRILAGDKVSLELSPYDLTKGRITFRHLERRGPPPTSGGNNSPRR, from the coding sequence ATGCCCAAGGAAGAACTGATCGAAATGAACGGCGCAGTGACCGAAGTCCTGCCCGACTCGCGCTATCGCGTGACGCTCGACAACGGCCATCAGCTGATCGCCTACAGCGGCGGCAAGATGCGCAAGCACCACATCCGCATCCTGGCGGGTGACAAGGTGTCGCTCGAACTCTCGCCTTACGACCTGACCAAGGGCCGTATCACCTTCCGTCACCTGGAGCGTCGCGGCCCGCCGCCGACCTCCGGCGGCAACAACTCACCCCGCCGCTGA
- a CDS encoding sugar phosphate isomerase/epimerase family protein produces the protein MKTIKGPAIFLAQFAGDEAPFNSLDASAGWAAGLGYKGVQIPSWDARLFDLKKAAESKTYCEEVKGTLAAHGIEITELSTHLQGQLVAVHPAYDAGFDGFAAPEVRGDPVRRQQWAVEQLHFAAKASANLGLTAHATFSGALAWPYLYSWPPRPPGLIEEAFDELARRWRPILDAFDAAGVDVGYEIHPGEDLHDGVSYEMFLERVNNHPRACLLYDPSHFMLQQLDYLAYIDHYHERIKIFHVKDAEFNPTGKQGVYGGFQSWINRAGRFRSLGDGQVDFSAIFSKMAQYDFPGWAVLEWECCIKHPEDGAREGAAFIAEHIIRVAERAFDDFAAGGVDVAANKRMLGIR, from the coding sequence ATGAAAACGATCAAGGGTCCGGCCATTTTTCTGGCCCAGTTCGCCGGGGACGAGGCCCCCTTCAACTCGCTCGATGCCAGCGCCGGCTGGGCCGCGGGCCTGGGCTACAAGGGCGTACAGATTCCGAGCTGGGACGCCCGCCTGTTCGATTTGAAGAAAGCCGCCGAGAGCAAGACCTATTGCGAAGAGGTGAAGGGCACGCTCGCTGCGCACGGCATCGAGATCACCGAGCTGTCGACCCACCTGCAGGGCCAGCTGGTCGCGGTGCACCCGGCCTATGACGCGGGCTTCGACGGCTTCGCGGCGCCCGAGGTGCGCGGCGACCCGGTGCGGCGCCAGCAGTGGGCCGTGGAGCAACTGCACTTCGCGGCCAAGGCCTCGGCCAACCTCGGGCTCACGGCGCATGCCACCTTCTCGGGTGCGCTGGCCTGGCCGTACCTCTACTCGTGGCCGCCGCGCCCGCCGGGGCTTATCGAGGAGGCCTTCGATGAGCTCGCGCGTCGGTGGCGGCCGATCCTCGATGCCTTCGACGCGGCAGGCGTGGACGTGGGCTATGAAATTCACCCGGGCGAAGACCTGCACGACGGGGTGAGCTACGAGATGTTCCTCGAGCGCGTGAACAACCATCCGCGCGCCTGCCTGCTGTACGACCCGAGCCACTTCATGTTGCAGCAGCTCGACTACCTCGCCTACATCGACCACTATCACGAGCGCATCAAGATCTTTCACGTGAAGGACGCCGAGTTCAACCCGACTGGCAAGCAGGGCGTGTACGGCGGCTTCCAGAGCTGGATCAACCGCGCGGGGCGCTTCCGCTCGCTGGGCGACGGGCAGGTCGATTTCAGCGCCATCTTTTCGAAGATGGCGCAGTACGACTTTCCGGGCTGGGCGGTGCTCGAATGGGAATGCTGCATCAAGCACCCCGAAGACGGCGCCCGCGAGGGCGCGGCCTTCATTGCCGAGCACATCATCCGCGTGGCCGAGCGGGCTTTCGACGACTTCGCGGCCGGCGGCGTGGACGTGGCTGCCAACAAGCGGATGCTCGGCATTCGCTGA